In Pseudobacter ginsenosidimutans, the following are encoded in one genomic region:
- a CDS encoding RNA polymerase sigma-70 factor: MRTSLYSSYSDEHLVVLLRNNDEEAFEEIYHRYWDKLLAIGYNHARNKELAEEIVHDVLLSLWNRRHQMEIDRLAAWLATAVKFSVFKSLTRENRRKDLLQQHSPETPSAAFDEEIIQAKFLKEYVDGLVAGLPEQCRLVFVYSRDHQLSTKEIATTLNLSPKTVESHLTRALKTLRNLLGNYRFFTLVTVIIQIFLK, from the coding sequence ATGAGAACATCTCTGTATAGTAGCTATTCTGACGAACACCTGGTAGTTTTGTTACGCAATAATGATGAAGAGGCTTTTGAAGAAATCTATCATCGTTACTGGGACAAACTGCTCGCCATCGGCTATAACCATGCCCGCAACAAAGAGCTGGCTGAGGAGATCGTGCATGATGTATTGCTCAGTCTCTGGAACCGCCGCCACCAAATGGAGATCGATCGGCTTGCCGCCTGGCTTGCCACTGCTGTAAAATTCTCCGTGTTCAAATCACTTACACGCGAAAACCGGCGGAAAGACCTGCTGCAACAGCATTCACCGGAAACTCCCTCTGCAGCATTCGACGAAGAGATCATCCAGGCAAAATTCCTGAAAGAGTATGTAGACGGTCTCGTTGCAGGACTCCCTGAACAATGCCGCCTGGTTTTTGTGTACAGCCGCGATCATCAACTCTCCACCAAAGAGATCGCAACAACCCTTAACCTGTCACCCAAAACCGTTGAGTCTCATCTGACAAGAGCTCTCAAAACACTCCGGAACCTGTTGGGGAATTACCGCTTTTTTACGTTGGTTACCGTCATCATTCAGATTTTTCTAAAATAA
- a CDS encoding DUF4843 domain-containing protein translates to MKQVIFYTILIIFAGVACKKTPDFLYKAPLQNVYFDINPEDSVVYTFAYRPELGSDTVFLPVKLGGLRADSIRQFGVIVVDSNTTAQAGVHYEPFKENYSLPADSGVFRLPVILYNTDPSLQTQSVKLTLKLKPGAGLDTNINKLIKARVILSSKLEQPDWWNTWPLGTYSRIKHELFMIATGVTSMTKDGMDAPRNLFLVGRLNVMTADPFAWVNNNPDKGYVLTLRDDGNYDFFATSNPAKLILVRKDTGSGRFYFVDENGLDIN, encoded by the coding sequence ATGAAACAAGTAATCTTTTATACCATATTGATCATATTTGCGGGAGTTGCCTGTAAGAAAACACCTGATTTCCTGTACAAGGCCCCGTTGCAAAATGTGTATTTCGATATCAATCCCGAGGATAGTGTTGTATACACTTTTGCGTACAGGCCCGAACTGGGTAGTGATACCGTTTTCCTCCCGGTAAAACTGGGTGGCCTGAGAGCGGATAGTATCCGTCAGTTCGGAGTGATAGTGGTTGACAGCAATACCACAGCGCAGGCAGGTGTGCATTACGAACCATTCAAAGAGAATTATTCTTTACCTGCCGACTCCGGCGTATTCAGGCTGCCGGTGATCCTGTACAATACCGACCCTTCCCTGCAAACCCAATCCGTTAAGCTGACGCTGAAATTGAAGCCTGGCGCAGGTTTGGATACCAATATCAATAAACTGATCAAAGCCAGGGTGATCCTCAGCAGCAAACTGGAACAACCCGACTGGTGGAATACCTGGCCGCTTGGCACTTACTCACGCATCAAACATGAATTGTTCATGATCGCCACCGGTGTTACATCGATGACAAAGGACGGAATGGATGCGCCCCGTAACCTCTTCCTCGTAGGCAGGTTGAATGTGATGACAGCCGATCCTTTTGCCTGGGTCAACAACAATCCGGATAAAGGGTATGTGCTCACGCTGCGCGATGATGGCAATTACGATTTCTTTGCAACTTCCAATCCGGCCAAACTGATCCTGGTCAGGAAGGATACAGGATCCGGAAGGTTCTATTTCGTGGATGAAAACGGACTGGATATCAACTAA
- a CDS encoding SusC/RagA family TonB-linked outer membrane protein → MRLTAMLLLAGCLQVSASGNAQKVSIHRENASLKKVFTDIKKQTGYLFFYNARLLNDAEPVTLSVKDVEMKDVLALVLKDQPLSFKIVNRTIVISAKRKDEPETTPLVTDTIPSGFIVTGVIVDDSTSRPIEGASVIIRGTNKGVATNNKGNFNIAVKLGAVLMISYVGYEPQTYTVRNASIIQVRLKQGAAKDPLANVVVTGYQLINKESFTGNAVTVSGEELRKVNPVNVLQSIQAFDPSFRVLENNLSGSNPNRLPNINLRGSTALPTSTGDILSRANLQSNVNMPTFILDGYEVSVEKIYDLDNSRIQSITLLKDAAATAVYGSRAANGVVVITTKQPRAGKLQVYYNGDFTVNAPDLTDYHLLNAEQKLEYERLAGLYNSVGERSTDMQEALYYRKKQNVVSGVNTYWLSQPLRVALGQKHTIYLEGGGNGIRYGLDLRYQAQPGVMKESTRDRYSVGVDLAYNPNTNFLFKNTLSVTQMNATQSPWGNFSDYVRMNPYYPKTDSLGNILQEVDSWLIDTRRNGADQYVTDVVLNPMYRSTQHSFDKNKYTEFIDAFSAEWNIADGIRLRGLFSLTKRKHTYDQFTSPGDNYYYFTAPDKLNERGSYTYANSDETYVDGNITLGYNKQVGDHFFNATLGANIRTATQDFTSFTAIGFPNDRFTNIGFAMGYAEGAAPGGFSTTERLGGTFISGNYTYKNKYLFDATLRSDGSSKFGTEKKIATFWSLGAGWNVHKEANFNSRIISMLKLRASTGKTGTVNFAPNMAKTTFNYWSDWYSTGMGSIVANYGNPALKWQQTINTDAGVDLGLFQDRIMISPRYYHKLTKGMLSDITLAPSTGFSFYKANLGDMLNEGFELNLKAAVIKTKEWMVNLNLNMARNTNKIILISNALKAYNDKVDEAQSSSYGSTPLVRYMEGQSLNTIYAVRSMGIDPQNGREIFLKKDGTYTYEWDVKDIVAVADNTPTADGFFGGSAAWKNFMLQVQFYTRFGGKDYNQTLVDRVENADPRYNVDSRVLGERWKKPGDIAKYKDIASTGSTMVSDRFVQRDNVLELSSVYLSYDFSKDFCKKLTMRNLRASFTMNDVYRWSSMTIERGLEYPFARSFTFSIQTSF, encoded by the coding sequence ATGAGATTGACAGCTATGCTGCTGCTTGCAGGCTGTTTGCAGGTATCAGCTTCCGGCAATGCACAAAAGGTAAGCATACACCGGGAAAATGCGTCGCTGAAAAAAGTATTCACAGACATCAAGAAGCAAACAGGCTATCTCTTTTTCTACAATGCCCGTCTGCTCAATGATGCCGAACCGGTTACTTTATCAGTGAAGGATGTGGAGATGAAAGATGTGCTGGCTCTGGTTCTTAAGGACCAGCCGCTCAGTTTCAAAATCGTTAACCGGACCATCGTGATCAGTGCAAAGCGTAAGGATGAACCGGAAACAACACCGCTGGTTACAGACACTATCCCGTCAGGATTCATTGTTACGGGAGTGATCGTAGACGACAGTACTTCACGGCCCATCGAAGGCGCCAGCGTGATCATCCGTGGCACCAACAAAGGCGTTGCTACCAATAACAAAGGCAATTTCAACATTGCCGTAAAATTGGGAGCGGTACTGATGATCAGTTATGTGGGATATGAACCACAGACCTATACTGTCCGGAATGCCAGCATCATCCAGGTGAGATTGAAACAGGGCGCAGCAAAAGATCCGCTCGCCAATGTGGTTGTAACAGGTTATCAGCTCATCAATAAGGAAAGCTTCACCGGAAATGCAGTAACAGTAAGTGGTGAAGAATTGAGAAAGGTGAACCCGGTCAATGTATTGCAGAGTATCCAGGCATTCGATCCTTCTTTCCGCGTATTGGAGAATAACCTGTCGGGTTCCAATCCCAATCGGCTACCCAATATCAACCTTCGCGGCAGCACTGCATTGCCCACCAGTACCGGCGATATTCTCAGCCGCGCCAACCTGCAAAGCAATGTGAACATGCCCACTTTTATTCTCGATGGATACGAAGTGTCTGTTGAGAAAATATATGATCTCGACAACTCCCGCATCCAAAGTATCACACTGCTGAAAGACGCTGCCGCAACAGCAGTTTACGGTTCCCGTGCAGCCAATGGAGTAGTGGTGATCACCACCAAACAACCCAGGGCTGGTAAACTGCAGGTGTATTACAATGGCGACTTTACAGTCAATGCGCCTGACCTCACAGATTACCATTTGCTGAATGCAGAACAAAAACTCGAATACGAACGCCTGGCAGGCTTGTACAATTCGGTAGGAGAGCGCAGTACCGATATGCAGGAAGCGCTTTATTATCGCAAGAAACAAAATGTGGTGAGCGGTGTCAACACCTACTGGTTGTCGCAACCATTGCGGGTTGCACTCGGACAAAAACATACTATCTACCTCGAAGGCGGCGGCAATGGCATCCGCTATGGGTTGGACCTCCGTTACCAGGCGCAGCCGGGTGTGATGAAAGAATCAACGCGCGACCGCTACAGTGTGGGGGTAGATCTCGCTTATAACCCCAACACCAATTTCCTTTTCAAGAACACACTCAGCGTTACCCAAATGAACGCCACACAATCACCCTGGGGAAATTTCAGTGATTATGTTCGAATGAATCCCTATTATCCCAAAACGGATTCACTGGGCAATATCCTCCAGGAAGTGGACAGCTGGCTGATAGATACCCGCCGCAATGGCGCTGATCAGTATGTAACAGATGTTGTGCTCAACCCGATGTACAGAAGCACCCAGCATTCGTTCGACAAGAACAAGTACACAGAATTCATCGATGCCTTTTCTGCTGAATGGAATATTGCAGATGGTATCAGGCTGCGCGGATTGTTCAGTCTTACCAAACGCAAACACACTTATGATCAGTTCACTTCCCCCGGCGACAATTACTATTACTTCACCGCACCTGATAAACTGAATGAAAGAGGTAGCTATACTTATGCTAATTCAGATGAGACTTATGTTGATGGAAATATTACCCTCGGCTACAATAAACAGGTAGGCGATCATTTCTTCAATGCCACCCTGGGAGCCAATATCAGAACAGCAACGCAGGACTTCACTTCCTTTACTGCCATCGGATTTCCGAACGACAGGTTCACCAATATCGGCTTTGCGATGGGGTATGCCGAAGGAGCCGCACCCGGCGGATTTTCAACAACGGAACGGCTTGGAGGAACTTTCATCAGTGGTAACTATACTTATAAGAACAAGTATCTCTTCGATGCCACTTTGCGAAGCGATGGTTCTTCCAAATTCGGAACTGAAAAAAAGATCGCTACTTTCTGGTCATTAGGTGCCGGATGGAATGTTCACAAGGAAGCCAATTTCAACAGCCGCATCATCAGCATGCTGAAACTGCGCGCCAGCACAGGAAAAACAGGCACCGTCAACTTCGCGCCCAATATGGCCAAAACCACTTTCAACTATTGGTCAGACTGGTATTCCACCGGTATGGGATCCATCGTTGCCAATTACGGCAACCCGGCTTTGAAATGGCAGCAAACCATCAATACAGATGCAGGTGTTGATCTCGGCCTGTTCCAGGACCGTATCATGATCTCGCCCCGCTACTATCACAAGCTCACAAAAGGGATGCTGTCAGATATCACACTGGCACCCTCTACCGGTTTCAGCTTTTACAAAGCGAACCTGGGTGATATGCTCAACGAAGGATTTGAGCTCAACCTGAAAGCGGCCGTGATAAAAACAAAAGAATGGATGGTGAACCTGAACCTCAATATGGCGCGCAATACCAATAAGATCATACTCATCTCCAATGCGCTGAAAGCCTATAACGACAAGGTAGACGAAGCACAATCCTCCAGCTACGGCAGTACACCACTGGTGCGTTATATGGAAGGCCAATCGCTCAACACCATCTATGCTGTTCGCTCCATGGGCATCGATCCCCAAAATGGCCGTGAGATCTTCCTCAAAAAAGATGGTACCTATACTTATGAATGGGATGTAAAAGATATCGTGGCTGTAGCCGACAATACGCCTACTGCTGATGGATTCTTCGGCGGCTCCGCTGCCTGGAAGAATTTCATGCTGCAGGTGCAGTTCTATACCAGGTTCGGTGGTAAGGATTATAACCAGACATTGGTAGACCGCGTGGAAAATGCAGATCCCCGGTATAATGTAGACAGCCGTGTTTTAGGTGAAAGATGGAAAAAGCCAGGCGATATCGCCAAATACAAAGACATCGCCAGCACCGGATCCACCATGGTGTCTGATCGTTTTGTGCAGCGTGATAATGTACTGGAGTTAAGCTCCGTTTATCTCTCGTACGATTTCAGCAAAGACTTCTGCAAAAAACTCACCATGCGCAACCTCCGCGCATCCTTTACCATGAACGATGTTTACAGGTGGTCTTCGATGACCATCGAAAGAGGACTGGAATATCCATTCGCCCGTTCATTCACATTTTCCATTCAAACAAGCTTCTAA
- a CDS encoding FecR family protein: protein MPDGTHAWLNAASVLRFPIAFTGSERKVQLSGEAYFDVAKNPAMPFIVEATDAHGRELNTVEVLGTGFNVNAYDNEPTVKTTLVEGKVKVSNGGGSQQSVILTHSMQSIYSHDRGAAGNFRLRQVDTDDVVAWKNGLFNFNNADIKTVMRQLARWYDVEVVYEGVLPNEKFDGEISRNSTLAEVFNILELSAIHFKVEGRKVTVMP from the coding sequence TTGCCAGATGGTACCCATGCCTGGCTGAATGCCGCGTCTGTACTGCGATTCCCGATCGCTTTTACAGGATCGGAACGAAAGGTGCAGCTCTCCGGAGAAGCATATTTCGATGTGGCAAAAAATCCGGCAATGCCATTCATTGTTGAAGCTACGGATGCCCATGGCCGTGAGTTGAACACGGTGGAGGTATTGGGAACGGGTTTCAATGTGAACGCATATGATAATGAGCCCACTGTTAAAACCACACTGGTAGAAGGCAAAGTGAAAGTCTCCAATGGCGGCGGCAGCCAGCAATCGGTAATACTCACGCACAGTATGCAATCCATTTATTCACATGATCGGGGGGCTGCTGGTAATTTCCGTTTAAGACAGGTAGATACCGATGATGTGGTGGCCTGGAAAAACGGACTCTTCAATTTCAATAATGCAGATATCAAAACCGTGATGCGACAGCTGGCCCGCTGGTATGATGTGGAAGTGGTGTATGAAGGAGTGTTGCCGAATGAAAAGTTCGATGGAGAAATTTCGAGGAACAGTACACTCGCCGAAGTGTTCAATATATTGGAATTAAGCGCCATTCATTTCAAGGTGGAAGGCCGTAAGGTTACAGTGATGCCATGA
- a CDS encoding TlpA family protein disulfide reductase, whose product MKRIIFLICCFVPVCSLVAQSHKYALQFELKDFSLSTLPSLIVVVGGKDKSILKEVSGKKMELWIDSIVDYPMNVRVLYYPDCTSEMRKDIEADRIPRPSASANLFITDAVNPVIVKRDTIFLLQQNILQKKYQQLQDDIMVRVNQFNERTGNQLHQAYMATESQQEKDSIERLHDNMFKINAGRPNLDSVIMPCIQNNLNNVISLHAMSSYITQCRFFKFDIPGQTFQSFLHSMPAQLRQLRFWKELDEITKVIKSGRSLIGQKAPAFINLKDSSGKVVQLEQLKGKIVFVDFWASWCAPCMAQVPQLKAAYQKVKNNTVEFVGISLDESVNSWKQAIRNSQLNWINLTDLKGTNGLTAIQYKALLIPYNLLIDKNGVVVKENIPIEALEKTIEELL is encoded by the coding sequence ATGAAAAGAATTATATTCCTGATCTGTTGCTTTGTTCCGGTTTGCTCATTAGTTGCACAATCCCACAAATATGCGCTTCAGTTTGAATTGAAGGATTTCAGTCTATCTACTCTTCCATCATTGATTGTAGTGGTTGGAGGTAAGGATAAGTCTATCCTTAAGGAGGTCTCAGGTAAAAAAATGGAATTGTGGATTGATTCGATCGTTGATTATCCTATGAACGTGAGGGTGCTGTACTATCCGGATTGCACAAGCGAAATGAGAAAAGATATTGAAGCTGACAGGATTCCCAGACCCAGCGCATCTGCAAATCTTTTTATTACAGACGCAGTAAATCCGGTAATTGTGAAGAGAGATACTATTTTTCTGTTGCAACAAAATATCCTGCAGAAAAAATACCAGCAATTGCAGGATGATATAATGGTTAGGGTGAATCAATTCAATGAAAGAACCGGTAATCAACTGCATCAGGCATACATGGCCACAGAGAGTCAGCAGGAAAAAGATTCCATCGAAAGGTTGCATGATAATATGTTCAAAATAAATGCCGGCCGTCCCAATCTTGACTCTGTAATCATGCCATGCATACAAAACAATCTGAACAATGTGATCTCGCTGCATGCGATGAGTTCCTATATCACACAATGCAGGTTTTTCAAGTTCGATATTCCTGGTCAGACATTTCAATCCTTCCTTCACTCAATGCCTGCTCAGCTCCGGCAGTTAAGGTTTTGGAAAGAACTGGATGAAATAACGAAAGTGATAAAGTCCGGCCGGTCATTGATTGGGCAGAAAGCGCCTGCATTCATCAATCTGAAAGACAGCTCAGGAAAAGTTGTTCAGCTGGAACAACTTAAAGGCAAAATAGTGTTCGTTGATTTTTGGGCAAGCTGGTGCGCTCCCTGTATGGCGCAGGTACCACAGCTTAAAGCTGCATATCAGAAAGTAAAAAACAATACTGTGGAGTTTGTAGGAATTTCACTGGATGAAAGTGTTAATAGCTGGAAACAGGCAATCAGGAATTCTCAACTGAACTGGATCAACCTGACAGACCTGAAGGGCACCAATGGTTTGACCGCCATTCAATACAAAGCTTTGCTGATTCCTTACAATCTTCTCATCGATAAGAACGGTGTTGTTGTAAAAGAAAATATTCCCATAGAAGCGCTTGAAAAAACGATTGAAGAGCTGCTCTGA
- a CDS encoding RagB/SusD family nutrient uptake outer membrane protein, whose product MSAGLPEVLAQNFHFEPNDRDGYKQTSLYNYTDLRFVSLRDKIWRRTYTAIANCNLILENINNGTPFTDVNRQLVHGEALALRAYLHFDMLRLFAPSFASAPTGKAIPYVTTFSNQVTPMSTVTEALNSMVADLTAAKELLKPTDPILKGAYVVGYPSDTASKELVSPVLFQQNRRHRLNYYAVCGTLARVYLYLDKKQEALSNAKEVIDAKKFPFTKEQDFINADVKLKDRIMYPELVFCWYDNWHREKYAKRFETGFAGFYIKADAGDKLYEKGGVGGEDRRFKQWFNLINDNSMVRYELLKYKRDKETNRHPLVHPAIRLSELYYIAAEASWDTDPAKAQDYLNLVRAARGINVPVNTASKIVFMDELVKEVRKETYAEGQLFYLYKRLNRGILLETGATTPPSDKVFVLPLPNDELEYGQR is encoded by the coding sequence CTGTCTGCCGGACTGCCGGAAGTACTGGCCCAGAATTTTCATTTTGAACCCAACGACAGGGATGGGTATAAACAAACCTCCCTCTACAATTATACCGATCTACGTTTCGTTTCTCTGAGAGACAAAATTTGGCGCAGAACATACACGGCCATTGCCAACTGTAACCTGATCCTGGAGAATATCAACAATGGCACACCCTTCACAGACGTGAACCGTCAACTGGTGCATGGCGAGGCACTGGCGCTGAGAGCTTATCTTCACTTCGATATGCTCAGGTTGTTTGCTCCATCTTTTGCATCGGCCCCAACCGGGAAAGCCATTCCTTATGTAACTACTTTTTCCAACCAGGTTACACCAATGTCCACCGTAACGGAAGCATTGAATAGTATGGTGGCCGATCTCACAGCGGCTAAAGAATTACTGAAGCCCACAGATCCCATTCTTAAGGGTGCTTACGTTGTAGGGTATCCCAGTGATACCGCTTCCAAAGAACTGGTATCTCCTGTATTGTTCCAGCAGAACAGACGACACAGACTGAACTACTATGCCGTATGCGGCACACTGGCCCGGGTATATCTCTATCTCGATAAAAAACAGGAAGCATTGTCCAATGCAAAAGAAGTGATAGATGCTAAGAAATTCCCCTTCACCAAGGAGCAGGATTTCATCAATGCAGACGTAAAACTGAAAGACAGGATCATGTACCCTGAACTGGTTTTCTGCTGGTACGACAACTGGCATAGAGAGAAATATGCGAAACGCTTCGAAACAGGTTTTGCAGGCTTTTATATCAAAGCCGATGCAGGAGACAAACTGTATGAGAAAGGTGGAGTAGGTGGTGAAGATCGTCGGTTCAAACAATGGTTCAATCTCATCAACGACAACTCCATGGTTCGCTATGAGCTCCTGAAATACAAACGTGATAAGGAAACCAACAGGCATCCGCTGGTTCACCCTGCCATCAGGCTGAGTGAACTGTATTATATCGCGGCAGAAGCAAGCTGGGATACCGATCCTGCCAAAGCACAGGATTATCTCAACCTCGTACGTGCTGCAAGAGGAATCAATGTACCGGTAAATACCGCATCAAAAATAGTTTTCATGGATGAACTGGTAAAAGAAGTGAGGAAAGAAACCTATGCAGAAGGACAGTTGTTCTACCTGTACAAACGCCTCAACAGGGGCATACTGCTGGAGACAGGCGCCACCACGCCACCTTCAGACAAGGTATTCGTACTCCCTCTCCCCAACGATGAATTAGAATACGGACAACGCTAA